A part of Setaria viridis chromosome 8, Setaria_viridis_v4.0, whole genome shotgun sequence genomic DNA contains:
- the LOC117834161 gene encoding noroxomaritidine/norcraugsodine reductase, whose translation MAAAAGGSREERWTLAGATALVTGGSKGIGHAIVEELAGFGARVHTCARNAAELEECRRRWAENGLVVTVSVCDVSMRTDREMLMDTVKKVFDGKLDILVNNAGQLLLKAAAECAAEEYSHVMATNLESSFHLSQLSYPLLLNASLAGGGSVVNISSIASYVGVPGLVLYCISKGGMNQLTRSLAVEWAQDKIRVNCVAPGLVTTDILKQVEPETIEQEISRGPMARSGEPKEVASVVSFLCMPAASYITGQDIRIDGGRTIS comes from the exons atggcggcggctgccggcgggAGTCGAGAGGAGAGGTGGACCCTCGCCGGAGCGACGGCGCTCGTCACCGGCGGCAGCAAGGGGATCGGGCACGCGATCGTCGAAGAGCTGGCTGGGTTCGGCGCGCGGGTGCACACGTGCGCCCGGAACGCGGCGGAGCTGGAGGAGtgccgccggcggtgggcggAGAACGGGCTCGTCGTCACCGTCTCCGTCTGCGATGTCTCCATGCGCACTGACCGGGAAATGCTCATGGACACTGTCAAGAAGGTCTTCGATGGCAAGCTCGACATCCTG GTCAACAATGCCGGGCAGCTGCTGctcaaggcggcggcggagtgcgCGGCGGAGGAGTACTCGCATGTAATGGCGACGAACTTGGAGTCGAGCTTCCATCTCAGCCAGCTCTCATATCCTCTCCTCCTCaacgcctccctcgccggaggaggaagcgTCGTCAACATCTCCTCCATCGCAAGCTACGTAGGGGTCCCAGGGCTCGTGCTCTACTGCATATCCAAAG GAGGAATGAACCAGCTTACAAGAAGCCTGGCTGTCGAGTGGGCGCAGGACAAGATTCGTGTGAACTGTGTTGCCCCAGGCCTTGTCACAACTGATATACTCAAACAG GTGGAACCGGAGACTATAGAGCAAGAGATTTCACGGGGTCCCATGGCCCGGAGTGGCGAGCCCAAGGAGGTTGCCTCCGTGGTGTCATTCCTCTGTATGCCGGCGGCTTCCTACATCACCGGCCAAGACATTCGCATCGACGGCGGCCGGACCATAAGTTGA
- the LOC117833961 gene encoding noroxomaritidine/norcraugsodine reductase, translating to MAAAAGGSREERWTLAGATALVTGGSKGIGHAIVEELAGFGARVHTCARNAAELEECRRRWAADGLVVTVSVCDVSVRTDRERLMDTVKATFGGKLDILVNNAGQCTFKNATECTSDDYARFMATNLESCFHLSQLAHPLLLASGSGGSVVHISSVAGFIGLPALSIYSMTKGAMNQLTRSLATEWARDGIRVNCVAPGGIKTDISRDETIDPELVKKEMALLPMGRIGEPEEVASMVAFLCMPAASYMSGQVICVDGGRTIA from the exons atggcggcggctgccggcgggAGTCGAGAGGAGAGGTGGACCCTCGCCGGAGCGACGGCGCTCGTCACCGGCGGCAGCAAGGGGATCGGGCACGCGATCGTCGAAGAGCTGGCCGGGTTCGGCGCGCGGGTGCACACGTGCGCCCGGAACGCGGCGGAGCTGGAGGAGtgccgccggcggtgggcggcggacgGGCTCGTCGTCACCGTCTCCGTCTGCGATGTCTCCGTGCGTACTGACCGGGAAAGGCTCATGGACACCGTCAAGGCCACCTTCGGGGGCAAGCTTGACATTCTT GTGAACAACGCTGGACAGTGCACGTTCAAGAACGCTACGGAGTGCACAAGCGACGACTACGCCCGGTTCATGGCAACCAACCTCGAATCCTGCTTCCATCTCAGCCAGCTCGCgcacccgctcctcctcgccagtGGCAGTGGCGGCAGCGTGGTCCACATCTCCTCCGTTGCCGGTTTCATTGGGCTACCAGCGCTCAGTATCTACTCCATGACCAAGGGCGCCATGAACCAGCTCACCAGGAGCCTTGCCACAGAATGGGCCCGTGATGGCATCCGTGTCAATTGCGTGGCACCCGGTGGAATCAAGACTGACATCAGCAGAGAT GAGACCATAGACCCGGAGCTGGTGAAGAAGGAGATGGCGCTGCTGCCCATGGGGAGGATCGGTGAGCCGGAGGAAGTGGCATCGATGGTGGCCTTCCTGTGCATGCCGGCAGCATCCTACATGTCCGGCCAGGTCATCTGCGTTGACGGTGGCCGCACCATAGCTTAG
- the LOC117834625 gene encoding CASP-like protein 1U3, which translates to MAGGKSDGSPDAASLALRIATVALSVASAAMMASASQRSCAGCAPASQPVSYSDYSSLKYSLSASIVSAALQAAAACLKARGKEGESKAAKSLAELVDTAAQVLLYSSSALALSVDDFGTCGHRVAGVCKGSGEFCQRVRASGAVSMAAAVALAASKYLNDVPVSTWFKGDEKKAKQGCGRGCHCHH; encoded by the coding sequence ATGGCTGGTGGCAAGTCCGATGGGTCACCGGACGCGGCCAGCCTCGCTCTCCGCATCGCCACCGTGGCGCTGTCGGTCGCCTCGGCGGCCATGATGGCGTCCGCCTCCCAACGCTCCTGCGCCGGCTGCGCTCCGGCGAGCCAGCCGGTCTCCTACAGCGACTACAGCTCCCTCAAGTATTCTCTCTCCGCCAGCATCGTATCGGCGGcgctgcaggcggcggcggcgtgcctgAAGGCGCGCGGCAAGGAGGGCGAGAGCAAGGCGGCCAAGTCGCTGGCCGAGCTCGTCGacacggcggcgcaggtgcTGCTCTACTCGTCGTCGGCGCTGGCGTTATCGGTCGACGACTTCGGCACCTGCGGCCACAGGGTCGCTGGCGTCTGCAAGGGCTCCGGCGAGTTCTGCCAGCGGGTGCGCGCGTCCGGGGCCgtctccatggcggcggccgtcgccCTGGCCGCGTCCAAGTACCTCAACGACGTGCCGGTGTCGACGTGGTTCAAGGGCGATGAGAAGAAGGCGAAGCAGGGTTGCGGCCGCGGCTGCCATTGCCACCATTAG
- the LOC117834075 gene encoding CASP-like protein 1U1 — translation MADGDDNMALSLLLRIAALCLSVAAAVVMGTASDQVVIVDGDRRSSSYAVSYSQYNALKCFVAAAAISAACSAAALYLCAVRAAAAVGSLPLVPLLDTAAQAFLFSAAGAAFAARGAAGPRCSSSVCDAAGAFCGKVSVAAAAGVLAAVAIAVAALARDARRRRSSSSSSGGSSC, via the exons ATGGCCGACGGGGATGACAATATGGCCCTGAGTCTCCTCTTGCGCATCGCTGCGCTCTGCCTGtccgtggcggccgccgtcgtgATGGGCACCGCCAGTGATCAGGTGGTCATCGTCGACGGCGACCGGCGATCCTCGAGCTACGCCGTCTCTTACAGCCAGTACAACGCTCTCAA GTGCTtcgtggcggccgccgcgatCTCGGCCgcctgctcggcggcggcgctgtacCTGTGCGCCgtgcgcgctgccgccgcggtcGGCTCGCTGCCGCTGGTGCCCCTCCTTGACACCGCCGCGCAGGCATTCCTCTtctcggcggccggcgcggccttcgcggcgcgcggcgcggctggCCCGAGGTGTAGTAGCAGCGTgtgcgacgccgccggcgcgttCTGCGGGAAGGTgagcgtcgcggcggccgccggcgtgctcGCGGCCGTGGCCATCGCTGTCGCGGCGCTGGCCAGggacgcgcgccgccgccgcagcagcagcagcagctcgggAGGGTCGTCGTGCTGA
- the LOC117866670 gene encoding noroxomaritidine/norcraugsodine reductase: MATAGSGERWSLAGATALVTGGSKGIGHAIVEELAAFGARVHTCSRNAAELEECRRRWEEKGLTVTVSVCDVGVRADREKLMDTVRDTFAGKLDILVNNAAQLISKPAMEFTAEDYSRLMATNLESCFHLSQLAHPLLLKTSIAGGGSIVHISSIASVMALPELTLYSIAKGGMNQLTRSLAAEWARDNVRVNCVAPGLIETDMSKGVGKETLEKYEQKIPLRRRGQPAEVASVVSFLCTPAASYVTGQVVYVDGGGTISA, encoded by the exons ATGGCgaccgccggcagcggcgagaGGTGGAGCCTCGCCGGCGCGACGGCGCTGGTCACCGGCGGGAGCAAGGGCATCGGGCACGCGATCGTTGAGGAGCTGGCGGCGTTCGGCGCGCGGGTGCACACGTGCTCCCGCAACGCGGCGGAGCTGGAGGAGTGCCGCCGGAggtgggaggagaaggggcTCACCGTCACCGTCTCCGTCTGCGACGTCGGCGTGCGCGCCGACAGGGAGAAGCTCATGGACACGGTCAGGGACACCTTCGCCGGCAAGCTCGACATCCTA GTGAACAATGCGGCCCAGTTGATCAGCAAGCCGGCGATGGAGTTCACGGCGGAGGACTACTCGCGGCTCATGGCGACCAACCTGGAGTCGTGCTTCCACCTCAGCCAGCTCGCGCACCCTCTCCTCCTCAAAACCTCCATTGCCGGTGGTGGAAGCATCGTCCACATCTCCTCCATTGCCAGTGTCATGGCCCTCCCAGAACTCACGCTTTACAGCATAGCCAAAG GTGGAATGAACCAGCTGACAAGAAGCCTGGCTGCCGAGTGGGCCCGCGATAATGTTCGTGTGAACTGTGTCGCGCCAGGCCTGATCGAGACCGACATGAGCAAAGGC GTAGGTAAGGAGACCTTGGAAAAGTACGAGCAGAAGATTCCATTACGGCGGAGGGGGCAGCCAGCGGAGGTGGCATCCGTGGTGTCGTTCCTCTGCACGCCGGCGGCCTCCTACGTCACCGGCCAAGTCGTCTATGTCGACGGCGGCGGAACCATAAGCGCTTGA
- the LOC117834627 gene encoding CASP-like protein 1U4 — protein sequence MTMCNEKKKSGGAKWQNPVSLVFRIAGMGLAVASAAIMATASQCTIYADYGARPRTVTYRDFPAFVYLVVAASIAAALEAVAIFLCVCKKGKSIKKARAALMPLFAAAAPALLYTAAGAAFGAGWDIYYYMEPSGRRLSVCASSVGGRFCAQVHVSMWLSLTAAVAVSLAEWAASSGGGRSSSSDSDSDSDSESVCGHGCHSKH from the coding sequence ATGACCATGTGCAACGAGAAGAAGAAGTCGGGGGGCGCAAAGTGGCAGAACCCGGTCAGCCTCGTCTTCCGCATCGCCGGCATGGGGCtggcggtggcgtcggcggcgatcATGGCCACGGCGAGCCAGTGCACGATCTACGCAGACTACGGCGCGCGCCCGCGCACCGTGACCTACCGCGACTTCCCCGCCTTCGTCTACCTGGTGGTGGCGGCCTCCATCGCCGCGGCCCTGGAGGCGGTCGCCATCTTCCTCTGCGTGTGCAAGAAGGGCAAGAGCATCAAGAAGGCCAGGGCGGCGCTCATGCCgctgttcgccgccgccgcgccggcgctgctctacaccgcggccggcgcggcgttcGGCGCCGGCTGGGACATCTACTACTACATGGAGCCCAGCGGGCGGCGCCTCAGCGTCTGCGCCAGCAGCGTCGGCGGACGCTTCTGCGCGCAGGTGCACGTGTCCATGTGGCTCTCGCtcaccgccgccgtggccgtgtcGCTCGCCGAGTGGGCGGCgagcagcggtggcggccgcaGCTCCAGCTCGGACTCGGACTCAGACTCAGACTCGGAGTCCGTCTGTGGGCATGGGTGCCATTCCAAGCATTAG
- the LOC117834626 gene encoding CASP-like protein 1U3 yields the protein MHDEEKKESKCAMAVSIACRIVGMGLAVAAAVLMSTASQCTIYAAYGARPRTVTYSDYPPFVYLVGAAAIAAFLEAIAIVLCVWKKGKGKKAKVLMPLLAAAVPALLYSATGAAFAAGADMSYCSAYGKRVSVCTGSAAGSSSNFCSQVHIAVYLSLAAAIVVSAAEVVRALGGSGSDGGSDSDSSSSSESGGCDHGCHHKH from the coding sequence ATGCatgacgaggagaagaaggaatcCAAGTGCGCGATGGCGGTGAGCATCGCCTGCCGCATCGTGGGCATGggcctggcggtggcggcggcggtgctcatGTCCACGGCGAGCCAGTGCACCATCTACGCCGCCTACGGCGCGCGCCCCCGCACCGTGACATACAGCGACTACCCGCCCTTCGTCtacctcgtcggcgccgccgccatcgccgcgttCCTCGAGGCCATCGCCATCGTCCTGTGCGTGTGGAAGAAGGGCAAGGGAAAGAAGGCCAAGGTGCTCATGcctctgctcgccgccgccgtgccggcgcTGCTCTACTCCGCCACGGGGGCCGcgttcgccgccggcgccgacatGTCCTACTGCTCCGCGTACGGCAAGCGCGTCAGCGTCTGCACGGggagcgccgccggcagcagcagcaacttcTGCAGCCAGGTGCACATCGCCGTCTACCTctcgctggcggcggcgatcgTCGTCTCCGCCGCCGAGGTGGTGAGGGCCTTGGGAGGGTCGGGGTCCGATGGCGGATCGGACTCGgactccagctccagctccgagTCCGGTGGCTGTGACCATGGCTGCCACCACAAGCATTAG